Genomic DNA from Natrinema saccharevitans:
AGGTCTCGATGATCGCCTCCTTGAGAGAGCGCTCCGAGGGCGCCGCGCCGGTCATGTAGTGTTCGAACGACGAGAGGTCGTAGGACTCGGGGTCGGCCGACAGCACCGCACGGCTCATCATCGGGACCATGAACGTCGCCGTCACGGACTCGTCCTCGAGGACCGAGAGGACCGACGCCGGTTCGAAGTCGTCGACCAGAATCGTCGTCCCGCCGACGTAGAACGACATCATGAACAACCCGAACGCGGCGATGTGGAACAGCGGCGTCACCACCATGAACCGGGCGTCGCGGGAGAGGTTCACCTCGTAGAGGGAGTTCTCCGCTGCCTGAACGACGTTATCGTGCGTGAGGACACAGCCCTTCGGCTTGCCGGTCGTCCCGCTCGTGTACATGATGGCCGCCTCGTCGGCCCTGGCGGGGACGACGTCGACGGGATCGGCCGACGCGTCGTCCCGTACCGTCTCGTAGTCGGTCGCGAACGCCGGTGTCGACTCACCGACGTGCAGGTACTCCTCGACCGGCGAATCGAACTCGTCGTGGACGCCGGCGATCGTCTCGCGGCCGGCCTCGTCGAAGATACACAGCGCCGCGTCGCTGTCCTCGAGAACGTAGTTCACCTCGCCGGCTTTGAACCGATGATTGATCGGTACCGGCAAGGCACCGAGCTTCATCGTCGCGAGATAGCTCTCGATCGTCTCGATTCGGTTCCCCGTGTACGTCGCGACCGTCGCTCCCGCTTCGATACCCCGTTCCGCGAGCGCGTTCGCCAGTTGATCTACCCTGCGGTTGAGTTCCTCGAAGGTCTCCGCCTCGGTTCGCTCACCGTCCGCTCGTTGAACGACGGCGTCGCCGTCCGGCTGCGTACGCGCGTTCCGTTCCGCGAGGTAGCCGACTGTGAGTCCGTCCATATAGTGTTTGATGATAACATAACTCAAAAAGTTATGGCTCGGTGCGGTGGATCGGCGAGGTGTCCTCGCCGGTGCGTTCGCGCTCGGAGCGCTTCGAGATCGGTCTCCAGATCGTGGAGGATCGGATCCTCGGTTCGAGCGATCTCGTGGTCGATCAACACAGCGCAGTCAGGACAGTGGAATCGCCGGACAAGGACGGAGCCACCGCAGACGACCCGGACAGCGGCCAACACTGTGGGCTCAGTCGGACAGATTGTCCAACTCGAGCCAGTCGTTGCTGCGTCCGGCCCCGAAGGCGTACGGGAGGAACGATTCGGGGTCGACGGTGGTCACGTTCTCCTGTGTCGTGCGCAAGTCCGCTTCGGTGTACGACGCGCCGAGGACTTCCGCTATTTCGAGGTCACTGAGCGGGCCGTTCGGGCCCTCGCCCAGCGAAAGCGATCCGGTACCGGACTCGTACGCGGCGAGATCGCTGTCCAACGTGACCCGCACCAGCGTCGGGTCGAACTGGAACCCCCGCCCGGTCGCGTCGGGAAGTGCCTTGTAGTGATAGACCGTCTGCGACGTCGGTTCGGGTTCCCGTTTCGCGTCGATAGTCGCGTCGATCTCGATGAGCGACTCGCCTCGACGGCTCACTCGCCCGCGCACCTCGTCGCCGGTGCGCTCGAGCGAGATGGTAGCTTTCGTCTTCGGTTCGCCGAACAGCTCTCGGCCCCACGCGATCGCTTCCTCCGTCGACATCGGCATGGTTACGCAGTACTCTCCGACGTGGCCGTCGTGCTGCGCACGGACGTAGACGCCGCCGCCGCGGAACGAGCCGACGCAGTTACTGCGTCCGACGTCGACGACGTCGGCTCGCATCACCGGGTCCTCGATCGGTTCCAGACCGGGCGGGAGAATCCGCTCGACAGTCGACTCGCGAGTGCGAAACCTGATCGCCACCTGCTTCGCGTCGTAGAATCGGTTCTCCGCCATCCGTTCTTGAATCGCTTCGATCTCGTCTCTCGACCGAACGAGTCCGGACATGGTCCGTGGTCACCGTCCCGGATATTAACGGTTCGCCTCGGGGGGACGCCGTCGAGTCCGAACGCGTCCGTCGACCGGTTCGCGGGCGACCGAACGGGACCGCTGTCCCACCCGAACGCTAATGTATCAGCTCCGAATGTCACTATGTATGGATTTCGGGATCCCGGAGCCGCTCCAGCAGTTGCTCGACGAACTCGACGCGTTCATCGAAGCGGAGATCGAACCCCTCCAGCGGGAACACGACCGGTTCTTCGATCATCGACGCGAGGACGCGCGGACGAACTGGGAGGACGGTACGCCGACGGCCGAGTGGGAGGCGTTGCTCGAGGAGATGCGCCGACGCGCCGACGAAGCCGGGTTCTACCGGTACATGCTTCCCGAGGAGTACGGCGGCCGGGACGGGAGCAACCTCGGAATGGCGGTGATTCGGGAACACCTCGCCAGCAAGGGCGTCGGCCTGCACAACGTCTTGCAGCAGGAGGCCGCCGTCGTCGGCAACTTCAACGTCGCCGAGTTGGTACTCGAGTTCGGGAGCGAAGAGCGAAAAGAGCGCCACCTCGAGGACCTCATCGAGGGCGAGACCACCGCCGCGTTCGGCCTGTCCGAACCCGAACACGGCAGCGACGCGACGCACATGGACACCACGGCCGAGAAAGCGGGCGACGAGTGGGTGATCAACGGCGCCAAGCGCTGGAACAGCGGGATGCACACCGCCGACTACGACGTCATCTTCGCTCGGACCGACGGCGAGGACGGCGACCACGAAGGGATCACCGCGTTCTGGGTGCCGACGGACGCGGACGGGGTCGACGTCGAGTACTTCCACTGGACGTTCAACATGCCGACCGACCACGCCGAGGTGACCCTCGACGACGTTCGCGTTCCCGACGACGCGATCCTCGGCGAGGAAGGGAAAGGGCTCCAGCAGGCGTCGTACTTCGTCCACGAGGGCCGCATCAGGCAGGCCGCCTCGAGCGTCGGGGCCGCCCAGTACTGTATCGACGAGGCGGTCGAGTTCGCGAAGGACCGCCACACCTGGGACGAACCGCTCGCGAAGCGACAGGGGATCCAGTTCCCGCTCGCCGACCTGCACACGGAGGCCGAGCTGGTTCGAAACCTGGTGTACAAGACGGCGTGGCAACTCGACGAGGGCAGTCAACAGAGTGTCAGCGACAAGGTCTCGATGGCGAACTACCGCGCGAACCTGCTGGCGTGTGACGCCGCCGACCGGGCGATGCAGGTCCACGGCGGACAGGGGTACACGCGCCACAAGCCGTTCGAACACGTCTACCGTCACCACCGGCGCTACCGTATCACCGAGGGATCGGAGGAGATCCAGAAGCGCAACGTCGCCGGGCACCTGTTCGACTACCTCGGGTAGGGGTGACCCGCAGTTTTTTGTAACGATACCGTACTATACCAAGGTATGCCATACCTCGATCCGGAGCTGATACTGGACCGGTTCGCGGCGTTCACCCGCGAGGAAGTCCGACCCGCCGTCACCGACGACGAGTTCGTCCACGCACAGGTCGGCTCGATGGCGTCGACGCTCCAGTTCTTGGCCGGCGACGTCGGTGGGCGGGAGGCCGCCGTTCGAGTACAGCGCCGAACCCTCCGCGAGAGCCTGACCGAACTCGAGTCGGCACTCGATCGACACGACGTCGGCTCGTCGGCAGTGCGAACTGCGGTCGACGACGCTCGGAGCGACCTCGAGACCGCAGACGGACCGACGAGAGACGTCGAGGAGACGCTGGTGGCCGTCGCGGACGACGTCCTGACGACGATCGACGCGGAGTTAGACGGGGACGCTGCGGCGGTTGCCCGGCGACCGCTGTACGACTTCCTCCGAACGCGCGTCGACGAGCAGCTCCGACTACTCGGCCGGGAGGACGACGAATGACGGACTTTTCGTCCGACGCGCTCTCGACGTATCTCTCCGGGACACTCGGCGACGGGGGCGTGACCGTCGACGACGTCGTCGCCCACACCGAGGGATGGTCTCGAGACACGGTGTCGTTCACGGCTCGCTATCGCGAGGGAGGCGACGAGGTGACCGAACGGCTCGTCCTGCGAGCCGAGAACGAACTCCAGCACGACATCGACGACGAGTCGCTGCCCGGCAACGACATTCGGACGGAGTACGAGACGGTCGCGGCGGCGCAAGACGCACCCGTTCCGGTCCCGCGGGTTCGCTGGTTCGACGAGACCGGCGGGCCGTTCGGACGCGGCCTCTTCGTCATGGATCACCTCGAGGGGGAGCCGCCGATCACGTGGGATCCGCGCGACCGGCAGGACTTGTACGACGCGTGGGACTCGGACGACCGACGCCTTCCGAACCGGTTCGTCGACGCCGCCGCGGGCGTCCATTCGATCGACGGCGCGGCGATTCCGGGGATCGAAGACGTCCCGCCCGACGAGGTCGTAACTCGCGAGATCGACCGCTGGGAGGAACTGTACCGGAGCGCCGAACTGAAGCGGGAGCCGGCGGTCGAGGAGGCGATCCGCTGGTTCCGCGCGAACGCGCCGACGGTTCCCGAAACGACGCTGGTCCACGGCGACTTCCGGATCGGCAACGCCCTCATCGACGGCGATCGGATCACCGGGCTGCTCGACTGGGAGTTCGCCCGCGTCGGCGATCCCCTGTTCGACCTCGGCTACGCGAGTACGCGGTACTTCGCCGGAAAACTCGTCGAGCCGATCGAGCGGCCCGAACTGGCCTGTTCGCTGCTCGAGCGGGAGTGGTTCTACGACGAGTACGAGCGCCGGACGGGACGGACCGTCGACCGCGAGCGCGTCCGCTACTGGCAGGCGTTCTCGGCGTTCGTCATGCTCACCATCTGCTGCTGGGGTGCCAGTCAGTACGAGACCGGCTCGAGCGACGACGTCCGCAACGCCTGGTTCCAGTACCCCGTCCCGGGGCTGATCGAGGACCTGCTCGCCATCATCGAGGACGACCGTCTCTGAGAGACCGAGACTCGACCCCTCGGAGAACCGCCCCGTTCCGAAGCGACCGCTCCGCCGGTACTCCTCGTCCCGTACAGCCCTCGCCGCTGTAGCCCATTGATAACAGTTACCACAACATATATTGGACCGGCTGTGGACACCGGAGACGAACAGTACATGTATACGCTTGGCATGGACATCGGCGGGACCTTCACGGACTTCACGCTGGTCGATCGGGAGTCCGGCGACGTCACCGTCGACAAGGAGCCGACGACGCCGGCCAATCCAGCGGAGGGGGCGCTGACCGGTGCCCACCGGATCCTCGAGGAGAACGGCGTCGCGTTCGGAGAGTTGGACACCGTTATTCACGGAACGACGTTGGTCTCGAACACGCTCATCGAAGGGACCGGCGCGACGACGGGACTGTTGACGACCGACGGGATCCGCGATACGCTCGAGTTGCGGCGCGGATCGCGGTACGACATGTTCGACTGGGAGATGGAGTACCCCGATCCGCTGGTCCCCCGCCAGCGCCGGCTCGAACTGAACGAGCGGCTGAACGACGCGGGGGAAGTCGTCGAACCGCTCGACCGCGAGGAAGTCCGCGAGCGGACCCGAACGCTGGTCGAGGACCACGACGTCGACTCCGTCGCCGTCTCGCTGCTCCACTCCTACGAATCGGACGAACACGAACGGATCGTGGCGGACGTCATCGCGGAGGAATACCCCGACCTGAACGTCTCGCTGTCCTCGGCGGTCGTCCCGGTCATCAGGGAGTACGAGCGGACGTCGACCACCGTCATCAACGCCTACGTCGCGCCCGTCGTGGCGGACTACCTCGAGTTCCTCCGCTCGGAGCTGGAATCGGAGGGGTTCGCGGGCGAGGTCTACATGATGACCTCGTCGGGCGGTATCGTCGACGTTCGAACGGCGAAGGCGGAGCCGATTCGGCTCGTCGAGTCCGGGCCGGCGGCGGGCGTCCTCGCCTCGCGCATCTTCGGCGAGAACCACGGCAACGACGACGTGTTCTCGTTCGACATGGGCGGCACCACTGCGAAGGGCTCGATCGTCGAAGACGGCGACGTGCGGATGAAATACGAGGCCGACGTCGCTCGCGTCCACCGGTTCAAAGAAGGCAGCGGCTACGACCTCGTCTCGCCGCTGATCGACCTGACCGAGATCGGCGCCGGCGGCGGCTCGATCGCCGCCGTGAACGACGTCGGACTCATCGAAGTCGGTCCGGAATCGTCCGGATCCGACCCCGGCCCGATCTGTTACAACAGGGGCGGTGAGGATCCGACGGTGACGGACGCGTCGCTCCTGCTCGGCTACCTCAACCCGGAGAACTTCTACGGCGGACGGATGGACCTGGCCGCGGAGAAGACCCGCTCGATCTTCGAGGAACGCCTCGCCGACCCGCTCGGCGTCTCCGTCACGGAGGCGGCGTGGCGGGTGTTCGAGGTCGTCAACGAGAACATGGCGACGGCGTTCCGGCGATACGCCGCCTCCCGCGGGCTCGATACGCGCGGGCTCTCGATGACCGCGCTCGGCGGTGCGGGGCCCTCGCACGCGTTCCGGGTCGCCCGCAAACTCGACATCGACGAGGTCGTCTGCCCGTACGGCGCGGGCGTCGGCTCCTCGATCGGACTCACCGAAGCGCCGCGCATGTACGAGGCCAGTTCGACCAGCCAGGCCGTCCTCGAGACGCTGTCTACCGACGACTTCCGGCGACAGTTCGACGCCCTCCGCGAGGAGGCGGCGGCCGTTCTCGAGCGGGCCGGCATCGACCCCGACGAGACCGAGGCGTCGCTCAGCCTCGACATGCGCCACGTCGACCAGGGCCACGAGATCAAGGTCCCCCTCGAGGGGTACGACAGCGACGAGGTGACGCCCGACGTCGCTCGCGAGGCCTTCGAGCGGACGTACCGGGAGACGTTCAACCGCGAAACGCTCGAGTTCCCCGTCGAAGTCCTCACGTACCGGCTCGAACTCAGCGAGGGTGGCCGCGACGCCGAGACCGCACAGCTCGCCGTTCCCGACGACGGGAGCGACGAACCGACCAGCCGCGACGTCTACTTCGGCGCCGAAGAGGGAACGGTCACGACCGACATCTACAGCTGGGACGGGCTCGAAGCGGGCCAGACGATAGCGGGCCCTGTCGTCGTCGAGGCCGACCAGACGACGGTCGTCGCCGATCCGGATTCGAGCGTGACCGTGGCCGACAACTACGATATCACCATCGAACTATGAGCGGAACGAACGACACCGGGGCGACCGATTCGGCAGGCCTCGAGACGCAGGTGCTGTGGAACCGACTCCAAGCGACCGCCGACGAGATGTACGACGCCGCCGAGCGGCTGGCGTACTCTTTCTCCATTCGAGAGGGGGCCGACGCCTCGACGGCAGTCATGACGGCCGACGGCGACGCGATCGGCCTCTCGGACCAGTCCGTCCCCGTTCTCTCGGGGGCGCTCTCCCGGACGACGAGGATTATCCTTGCGGACTACTTCCCGCCCGAGACGCTCGAGCCCGGCGACACAATCATCACGAACGATCCCTGGAGCGGGGGCGGCCACCTGTCGGACGTGGTCGTTCTGAACCCCGTCTTCCACGACGGCGACCTCGTCAGCATCGTCGGCAGTCTGGGACACACCGACGACGTGGGCGGGAACCGCGGCGGCTGGTCGACTGACGCCGAACAGGTGTACGAGGAGGGACTCCTCGTTCCGCCCGTGAAACTCTACGAGGCTGGCGAGCGAAACGACGCTATCGACTCCGTCATCCGGAGCAACGTCCGGATCCCCCATCAGGCGCTCGGAGACCTCGAGGCATTGCGATCGGGGAACACGGTCGGCGAGGAACGAGTTCGCGAAATCGTCGACGAACGGGGCCCCGAAACGTTCGACCGCGTCGCCGACGAAGTTATCACCCGAACCGAACGGGCGCTCCGGGAGCGATTCGCCGATCTGCCCGACGGCACCTACGAGGAGTCGGTCGAGTTCGCCATCGCCGACCACGACCTCGAAATCTGCGTCGCCGCGACGATCGACGGCGACGACCTCGAGGTCGACTTCACCGGGACGTCGGCACAGGTCGAGGGCGGGATCAACTGCCCGTTCGGAAACATCGTCACCATCACCGAGTACATCGTCAAGTGCATGCTCGTCCCCGATCTGCCGAACGCGGAGGGATTCTTCCGGCCGATCGAGGTGACCGCTCCGGAGGGATCGATTCTCAACTGCGATCGGCCGAAGGCCACGATGGGACGGCACCTCACGTACTCGCGAGCGGAAGACGCGCTCATCCGCGCGCTGGGTCAGGTCGTCCCCGAATCGGCGCTCTCCGAGATGGCGGGCATTCAGCTTGCGCCGTTTTCGGGCGCCGACGAGAACGGCGACGAGTTCATCGCCGTCGGCGGGACGGCCGGCGGCCTTCCGCCCAGCGCCGACAAGGACGGCATCCCCGGCGTCTACTTCCCGTACAACGGCCAGAACACACCGATCGAAATGTTCGAACGGTACAGCCCCCTCCGCTGGGAGGAGACGGCGCTCGTCCCCGACAGCGAGGGCGCCGGGGAACACCGGTCCGGCCCGGCGATGCGGACGTCGTACCACAATCCGACCGAGCGGCGGGTGTACTTCGCGCTCACCTCCGGCCGGGCCGATGACGACCCATCGGGGTTCCGCGGTGGTCGGCCGGGCAACCGAGCGACGACCGCGTCCTCGAGCGACGAGAAGGACGTCCCGCCGAACGGGTCCGGCGTACTCGAGCCCGGCGAAACGCTCACGCTCGTCTCGGCGACGCCCGGTGGATACGGCGATCCCGAGGACCGCGACCCCGAAGCCGTCGCGGAGGACGTCGAGCAGGGGCTGCTCACCGAAGAGCGCGCCCGCGAGGTCTACGGCTACCAACCCGACGAGCCATGAACTTCGGCGGGTTCGTCGCCACCGATTCGGTGGCCGACGCGACCGAGTACGCCCGCTCGCTCGAGCGCTGGGGCTGGGACGCCCTCTGGGCGATCGACTCCCAGTAGCTCTACACCGACCTCTACGTCACGCTCACGGCGTGTGCGAGGGCGACCGACGAACTGACGCTCGCGCCCGGAATCACCAACCCGAAGAGCCGACATCCCTCCGTGACGGCGAACGCGATCGCCTCGCTGGATCAAGTTGCCGACGGCCGAACCGTCCTGGGGATCGGCGCCGGCGATAGCGCCGTCTACTCGGTCGGCAAACAGCCGGCCACGGTCGACGAACTCGCGGAGAGCGCCGGGAAGATCCGGCGGCTACTCCGCGGCGAGGAAGTCGCGTTCGGCGGCGAACCCTTCCGCCTCGAGTCGCGGCGGCGAGACGTTCCGACCTACGTCGCCGCCGAGGGGCCGCAGACGCTTCGAATGGCCGGCGAAGTGGCTGACGGCGTCATCTTCGGCGGCGGGCCGAACCCCGAGACGGTCGAGGACCTCGGACTGGCGAACGTCCGCCGCGGGGCGGAACGCGCCGGATGATCCCTCAAAGACATCGATATCGTAACGCTCACGCCGACCTGCGTCGCTGGGACTCGAGCGGAGGCGGTCGAGAAGCTCGAGTCGGTCATCGAACCGATCGCCTACCACAACTTCACGTTCTCCGTCGAGGAAGCGCCGGACGACGTGCAGGCCGATCTCCGCGCGCTCGTCGACGCACACGACATGCAGGAACACGGCGACGAGGAAGCCGATGCGCTCTCCGACATCGACGACGAGGTGTGGGAGTACCTCGGCGACCGCTTCGCCGTCGCGGGGCCGCCCGAGACGTGCCGGGAGCGACTCCGGTCCCTCGAGGACCTCGGCGTCGATCACGTCATGTGCCTGTTCCCGCCCGACCGAGTCGCGGAAAACGAGCGGTTCCACGAGGCGGTCTTCGCGGGCACCGATCTGGTGCCCTGAGAGCGACCGACTCGGGGTCCGGTCCGTCGCGCCCCGTGCTACACGGCGTCGAACGCTCGACCGGGGTACTCGAGGTACTCGGCGAGCCGGTCGAGGAACGCGCCCGAGTCGGCGCCGTCGAGGGCCCGGTGATCGATCGTCAGGCTGAACGTCATCCCGCGCTCGAATTCGACGTCGCCGTCGCGCTCGACGGGCATCGGCTTGCGGCGACCGAGCGCGAGGATCGCGACTTGTGGCGGATTGATGATCGAGTAGGAGACGTCCATGTCGAAGACGCCGACGTTGGTGACGGTGAAGGTGCCCCCCTGGAGATCCGACGGTTCGTGTTCGTTTTCGAGGACCGCGTCGACGAGCCTACGCCGTTCCGACGCTAACTCCTCGAGATCGCGATTCGGCGCGTCGTCGATCACCGGCACCACGAGCCCCTTCTCGCTGTCGACCGCGTAGCCGACGTTGACCTCGTCGATGAGTCGGTGTTCCCCGTCCTCGAAGTGGGCGTTGAACTCGGGGAGATCCTCGAGCGTCCGGCCGACGAAGTGAAGCACGAGGTCGTTCAACGAGACGTCGACGCCGTTCTCCTGCAGTCGGTCCGTGACTTCCTCGAGCCGTTCGATGCCGATCTCGCGCGTCCCCATGACGTGGGGCTTCTCTCGAGCGCTCTCGCTCAGACGCTCCGCGATCGTCTTCCGCGCGCCGGTGAGTTCCCGCGAGTCCGTCACGGTGAGGCCGTCACCGGACGACTCGCCGCTCGCGGACGCCGACGCGTCGGGCCCGTGGTCACCGCCGCCGCTCGCGAACTCGACCACGTCGTCCTCGGTGATCGCCCCCTGCGGACCCGTCCCGTCGACTCGCGACAGTTCGACGCCCTCTTCTTCCGCTCGGCGCTTCGCTCGCGGCGTCGCCTTGACGTCCGCCGTCGATCCGCCGTCGGAATCGGACTCGTCGCCGCCCCCTGCCGACGCTCCGTCGCCGCTCTCGAGGAACGCTTCGATATCGTTCTCGGTGACCGCTCCCTGGGGTCCCGTTCCGTCGATCCCCGTCAGGTCGACGTCTTCGTCGTTTGCGCGGCGCTTGGCCCGCGGCGTCGCCTTGACGTCCGCGGCCGCCGCGGCCGTGCCGCCGTTTGCCTCCGCACCGGCGGAGCCGGCGTTCGGACTCGCTGCCGCCTCATCGGCACTCGACCGGCCGTCGTCGCTTCCGCCGTCGTCTTCGAGTTCCGCTACCGACGGCGCCGACTCTCCCTCCTCGCCGATCACCGCGAGCGGTTTGCCCACCTCGATGGCGATCTCTTCGCCCTCCTCGACGTACTGCTCGAGCAAGACCTCGCTCGCCGGCGCCTCGATCTCGGCGCTGGCCTTCTCGGACTCGAGGACGGCGACGACGTCTCCCTCCTCGACGCGGTCGCCCGTATCGAACTCCCAGGCGACGAGATCGCCGTAGTCACTCAGCCCGAGCTTCGGAATCCGTACTACGTCTACCATGTTTGCTACCATGGTTCACCCTTCTATTTAAATTCTCACCCGCGTCGATCGTCGAAAGGCTGGACGCTCGGTGAACGGAGTCGCAGCCGACGGTCCTAGAAGAGCGACTCGATTCCGTCGGCGATGCGATCGGCCGAGGGCAGGGCTTCCTGCTCGAGCGGCGGACTCAGCGGAATCGGGATCTCTTTCACCCCGATGGTCTTCGGCGGCGCGTCGAGGCTGAAGAAGTCGTTCTCGACGATTTCGTTCGCGATGTGGCCCTGTGTCCCGTAGCGTTCGACGGTTTCGTCGACGACGACCAGCCGCCCCGTCTTCCGGACGCTCTCGGCGATCGTCTCGGTGTCGAGCGGGGCGAACGTCCGGGGATTGACGATCTCGACGTCGGCGTCGACCTGCGCCGCGGCTTCCTTCGCGCGGTGGAACATGAGCTGGGTCGCGACGACGGTGACGTCCTCGCCTTCCTCCTCGACCGCGGCCTCCCCGAGCGGAAGCGTGTACTCCTCCTCGGGGACTTCGCCTTTCGTCTCGCTCAGCATCTTGTGCGGGAGGAAGAAGACGGGATTGTCGTCCCGGATGGCGCTCTTGAACAGCCCCTTCGCGTCGTACGGCGTCGTCGCGGTGACGACGACCCACCCCGGGACGTTCCCGAGCCAGGAGTGGACGGACTGGGAGTGCTGTGCGCCCGCACCGATCCCGGCCCCGGACGGCGCGAAGATGGTGAGCGGGGCCTCGATCTGCCCGCCGCTGACGTAGGGCTGTTTCGGGATCTGATTGAACACCTCGTCGCCCGCCGTCGCCGCGAAGTCCGCGAACTGCAGTTCCGCGACCGGACGGATCCCCCCGACGGCGGCACCGAGGGCCATGCCCGCGATCCCGATCTCGGACAGCGGCGTGTTCCGCACGCGATCGCGACCGTGCTTCTCGTAGAGTCCCTCGGTCTCGCCGAAGTTCCCGCCGAACTCCTCGACGTCCTCGCCGAACAGGACGACGTCCTCGTCCCGCTGCAGTTCCTCGTCTATCGCCTCCGCGATCGCCTGTACGTACGTGATCTCTCGCGTCATCGTCGATCACCCTGTCCGTAGAGCGGTGTCTTGTAGACGTGTTCGTAGGCCGCTTCCGGTTCGGGTTCCGGGCTCTCGCGAGCGAACTCGACGGCCTCCTCGACCTCCGCTTCGATGTTCGCGACCATATCCTCGAGTTCGGCCTCGGTGATGACGCCGTTCTCGAGCAGTCGCTCCCGGTAGTTCTCTATCGGATCTTTCTCTTCCTTGGCCCGTTCGTAGGCTTCCTCGTCGCGGTAGGTCTCTTTGTCCCCCTCGAAGTGCGGAACGAGGCGGACGACGCGGCTCTCGATGACCGTCGGCCCTTCGCCGCTACGGGCGCGCTCGATCGCCTCGGAGACCGTGTGGTACACTTCTTCGACGTCGCTCCCGTCGATGCTCTCGGTGGGCATATTGTGCGGGATGCCGTAGTCCGAGAGGCGGTCCGGTGACAGCGATTCGGCGGGCGTCGAGATGGCCCACTCGTTGTTCTCGATGACGAACACGACCGGCAGGTCCCAGTACGCGGCGAAGACGAGCGCCGTGTGGAACGAGCCGCGGCTCGTTCCGCCGTCGCCGATGGTCGTCACCGCCACGTTGTCGGTGCCTTTCATCTCCTCGGCGAGCCCGAGTCCGACGGCCGGGTTCTGCCCGGAGCCGATCGTCGCGGCGTGCCCGTACAGCCGCCGATCGACGTCGGAGACGTGCATCTGACCGCCGTGACCCTCGTTCGATCCCC
This window encodes:
- a CDS encoding acetone carboxylase subunit gamma, whose protein sequence is MLAAVRVVCGGSVLVRRFHCPDCAVLIDHEIARTEDPILHDLETDLEALRARTHRRGHLADPPHRAITF
- a CDS encoding phosphotransferase family protein — its product is MTDFSSDALSTYLSGTLGDGGVTVDDVVAHTEGWSRDTVSFTARYREGGDEVTERLVLRAENELQHDIDDESLPGNDIRTEYETVAAAQDAPVPVPRVRWFDETGGPFGRGLFVMDHLEGEPPITWDPRDRQDLYDAWDSDDRRLPNRFVDAAAGVHSIDGAAIPGIEDVPPDEVVTREIDRWEELYRSAELKREPAVEEAIRWFRANAPTVPETTLVHGDFRIGNALIDGDRITGLLDWEFARVGDPLFDLGYASTRYFAGKLVEPIERPELACSLLEREWFYDEYERRTGRTVDRERVRYWQAFSAFVMLTICCWGASQYETGSSDDVRNAWFQYPVPGLIEDLLAIIEDDRL
- a CDS encoding acyl-CoA dehydrogenase family protein, which gives rise to MDFGIPEPLQQLLDELDAFIEAEIEPLQREHDRFFDHRREDARTNWEDGTPTAEWEALLEEMRRRADEAGFYRYMLPEEYGGRDGSNLGMAVIREHLASKGVGLHNVLQQEAAVVGNFNVAELVLEFGSEERKERHLEDLIEGETTAAFGLSEPEHGSDATHMDTTAEKAGDEWVINGAKRWNSGMHTADYDVIFARTDGEDGDHEGITAFWVPTDADGVDVEYFHWTFNMPTDHAEVTLDDVRVPDDAILGEEGKGLQQASYFVHEGRIRQAASSVGAAQYCIDEAVEFAKDRHTWDEPLAKRQGIQFPLADLHTEAELVRNLVYKTAWQLDEGSQQSVSDKVSMANYRANLLACDAADRAMQVHGGQGYTRHKPFEHVYRHHRRYRITEGSEEIQKRNVAGHLFDYLG
- a CDS encoding hydantoinase/oxoprolinase family protein, giving the protein MYTLGMDIGGTFTDFTLVDRESGDVTVDKEPTTPANPAEGALTGAHRILEENGVAFGELDTVIHGTTLVSNTLIEGTGATTGLLTTDGIRDTLELRRGSRYDMFDWEMEYPDPLVPRQRRLELNERLNDAGEVVEPLDREEVRERTRTLVEDHDVDSVAVSLLHSYESDEHERIVADVIAEEYPDLNVSLSSAVVPVIREYERTSTTVINAYVAPVVADYLEFLRSELESEGFAGEVYMMTSSGGIVDVRTAKAEPIRLVESGPAAGVLASRIFGENHGNDDVFSFDMGGTTAKGSIVEDGDVRMKYEADVARVHRFKEGSGYDLVSPLIDLTEIGAGGGSIAAVNDVGLIEVGPESSGSDPGPICYNRGGEDPTVTDASLLLGYLNPENFYGGRMDLAAEKTRSIFEERLADPLGVSVTEAAWRVFEVVNENMATAFRRYAASRGLDTRGLSMTALGGAGPSHAFRVARKLDIDEVVCPYGAGVGSSIGLTEAPRMYEASSTSQAVLETLSTDDFRRQFDALREEAAAVLERAGIDPDETEASLSLDMRHVDQGHEIKVPLEGYDSDEVTPDVAREAFERTYRETFNRETLEFPVEVLTYRLELSEGGRDAETAQLAVPDDGSDEPTSRDVYFGAEEGTVTTDIYSWDGLEAGQTIAGPVVVEADQTTVVADPDSSVTVADNYDITIEL
- a CDS encoding class I adenylate-forming enzyme family protein — encoded protein: MDGLTVGYLAERNARTQPDGDAVVQRADGERTEAETFEELNRRVDQLANALAERGIEAGATVATYTGNRIETIESYLATMKLGALPVPINHRFKAGEVNYVLEDSDAALCIFDEAGRETIAGVHDEFDSPVEEYLHVGESTPAFATDYETVRDDASADPVDVVPARADEAAIMYTSGTTGKPKGCVLTHDNVVQAAENSLYEVNLSRDARFMVVTPLFHIAAFGLFMMSFYVGGTTILVDDFEPASVLSVLEDESVTATFMVPMMSRAVLSADPESYDLSSFEHYMTGAAPSERSLKEAIIETFDCNLYDVFGQTELSPSTTMLRPENALEKPDSVGRPIINVEVKVVDEAGNEVETGEAGRIAYRGPTVFKEYYGMPEQTTEVFDDDWFVSDDLVRMDEDGFVYFVGRADDMIITGGENVHPAEIEEVLHDLEGVDEVAVVGVPDDQWGERVKAVVVPEDGAALSEDDVVDHVGANLAGFKKPREVEFRDELPRNPTGKVLKNELA
- a CDS encoding acetoacetate decarboxylase family protein; amino-acid sequence: MSGLVRSRDEIEAIQERMAENRFYDAKQVAIRFRTRESTVERILPPGLEPIEDPVMRADVVDVGRSNCVGSFRGGGVYVRAQHDGHVGEYCVTMPMSTEEAIAWGRELFGEPKTKATISLERTGDEVRGRVSRRGESLIEIDATIDAKREPEPTSQTVYHYKALPDATGRGFQFDPTLVRVTLDSDLAAYESGTGSLSLGEGPNGPLSDLEIAEVLGASYTEADLRTTQENVTTVDPESFLPYAFGAGRSNDWLELDNLSD